In a genomic window of Diabrotica undecimpunctata isolate CICGRU chromosome 2, icDiaUnde3, whole genome shotgun sequence:
- the LOC140433572 gene encoding uncharacterized protein isoform X2: MLLRFLRIPKIYTVQIPIRELSNLSIGKTTTVTKFIPLLETSTNHIQNAWIYRQNDNLNLPRCPNLKIDFPNTIKTIIPAIEPTKQDVIEAPALDDSIKKEAVKMIVIRRKKMKKHKLKKLRKRMKFEWAKKRQRRELKKEKAFQAELIQQCKEAETFSAEQYVKDKISEFKKASETLSEAQLSTKTETKNNSQ; the protein is encoded by the exons ATGTTACTCAGATTTCTAAGGATACCTAAAATATACACAG TTCAAATACCCATTAGAGAACTGTCTAATTTAAGCATAGGAAAAACAACTACTGTTACAAAATTTATCCCTTTATTAGAAACATCAACAAATCATATACAAAATGCTTGGATATATCGTCAAAACGATAATTTAAATCTTCCGCGATGTCCAAATTTAAAGATAGATTTCCCAAATACTATCAAAACAATCATACCTGCAATAGAACCAACTAAACAGGACGTAATTGAGGCACCAGCATTAGATGATAGTATCAAGAAAGAAGCGGTAAAAATGATCGTAATCAGAAGGAAAAAGATGAAGAAACATAAACTGAAAAAGTTGAGAAAGCGAATGAAGTTTGAATGGGCAAAA AAAAGGCAACGAAGAGAATTAAAGAAAGAAAAGGCTTTCCAGGCAGAACTGATCCAGCAGTGTAAAGAAGCAGAGACATTTTCAGCAGAGCAGTATGTTAAAGATAAAATTAGTGAATTCAAAAAAGCCAGTGAAACACTATCCGAGGCCCAACTTTCAACAAAAACAGAAACGAAAAATAATAGTCAGTAG
- the LOC140435223 gene encoding TGF-beta-activated kinase 1 and MAP3K7-binding protein 1-like: MDSLKSPHSTYKNSQSWTDDLPVCKNTGIGYSTNQIYREDGNPQEEHTYEDCSCHFKFNEGFYWYSVFDGHEGKRAADFCCQRMTAEIYFSQPMENQSDEEVKELLNQAFMTVEKGYMQSLEDLLAERTSLMYDIPEGLTQYEAYQKVPHIVQNINKINNELSSGSAAAVALIHNNKLYVANVGNCRVLLCQTDLNAVLKVVQLSVDHDLKNEDELLRLSQLGINLKSLRKSTRLGNQENTRCLGNYIIKEGYRDFEDLVMASEEPIIAQPDIHGGIVLDESSRFLLLMSAGLYKSIEEATGTDQVNKYIAQCVVEQFREQATLTGVAQAVVDKAVRLHHDWYMSNSLNNSFSPKREDITLVLRNFNYPLPNAITSPTNPSVSFNPIVTKNTISDRYSSASMATVGSGNSDSTTITNKTSDTSSSRDVKIDDDIGSDQKIEAYVDFSDFYRNFSKAKKNGTLPEGLDF, translated from the exons ATGGATTCTCTAAAGTCACCACACTCAACCTATAAAAACTCACAAAGTTGGACTGACGACTTACCAGTTTGTAAGAATACTGGAATAGGATATTCAACTAACCAAATTTATAGGGAGGATGGAAACCCCCAAGAAGAACATACTTATGAAGACTGTAGTTGTCACTTTAAATTTAATGAAGGTTTCTATTG GTATTCAGTGTTTGATGGCCATGAAGGTAAGAGGGCCGCTGACTTCTGCTGCCAGAGAATGACTGCTGAAATCTACTTTTCCCAACCAATGGAAAATCAGTCTGACGAAGAAGTCAAAGAACTACTGAATCAAGCTTTTATGACAGTAGAAAAGGGTTATATGCAGAGTTTGGAAGATCTATTAGCTGAAAGAACAAGTTTGATGTATGATATACCTGAAGGCCTAACTCAATATGAAGCTTATCAGAAAGTACCACACATAgttcaaaatataaacaaaataaacaatgagtTGTCTTCGGGATCAGCTGCAGCAGTAGCTCTGATCCATAATAATAAACTGTATGTAGCAAATGTTGGTAATTGTAGAGTTTTATTGTGCCAAACGGATCTCAATGCAGTTCTTAAAGTGGTACAGCTGAGTGTAGATCATGATCTGAAAAATGAAGATGAACTTCTTCGACTATCCCAACtaggaataaatttaaaaagtcttAGAAAGA gtACTAGATTAGGAAACCAAGAAAATACTCGCTGTTTGGGTAATTACATTATTAAGGAAGGCTATAGAGATTTTGAAGATTTAGTTATGGCATCAGAAGAACCAATAATCGCCCAGCCAGACATTCATGGAGGAATAGTCTTGGATGAATCATCAAGGTTCCTCTTACTTATGTCAGCTGGTCTTTATAAATCTATAGAAGAGGCTACAGGAACAGATCAAGTCAATAAATATATTGCTCAATGTGTTGTTGAACAG TTTCGTGAACAAGCCACTTTAACAGGAGTAGCCCAAGCAGTAGTAGATAAAGCAGTTCGCCTTCACCACGACTGGTACATGTCGAATTCGCTGAACAATTCGTTTTCTCCAAAACGTGAAGATATTACTCTCGTTCTTAGAAACTTTAATTACCCCTTGCCCAATGCTATAACATCACCTACGAATCCCTCGGTTTCATTTAATCCTATTGTTACCAAAAATACAATTTCGGATAGATATAGTTCAGCATCTATGGCTACGGTTGGTAGTGGAAACAGTGATAGTACCACCATTACTAACAAAACAAGCGACACTTCAAGTAGTCGAGATGTTAAAATTGATGATGACATCGGATCTGATCAGAAAATTGAAGCTTATGTTGACTTCTCTGATTTTTATAGGAATTTTAGCAAGGCAAAGAAAAATGGAACGTTGCCAGAGGGATTGGACTTTTAA
- the LOC140435224 gene encoding uncharacterized protein isoform X1: MFTDENQIEENTNPDLIASCICGKVCCECNDGLAVTESTKKTMSKGDNYKIELDKSLYVKQREYFLKTCEVPTFTDAKMTLGNLATFVYDNCEPGLKPYIPSEPQMPYGDLWVSPSDLLIPHVGLKAPLTRKHVQALTHEGILDIGYKIELQFIKELEEKKQEALENQKEELTIEFQESIYHIIKDAEAKERANCQRELTRITEEFEQKLNEEITAMQADLETEFSTFSETHDARIISTWENKLHEAVEETTKNITKKFLDELAKQEQILSMHFKAQMAKLEMRRIYEKEKMKHEHKKELQHAKHRLECSNLAHMMYILCMERRKCCEEKMALEDYYKKKVEGLSNKIVDHKTNIKKLTKKVQKQVKEVQLRETCVLEILKQYQKFISFALRAAPTQAEFLLCIDKLMVFELTDSQSKLKRISSEDLRLRGVLPWPQMTPSYETIEEDPRITEDHHPFMTTSMLKEKEDMVLPVFGFQNNLYIREDFQNVPHEFKSTPREDLWSEDVEFVLKTLRLSISSEKGIDTDPSGSGVPSEVLKKGSKGADRSSTIQFKVKDTSDEKLIQVPSVDDVSRVISVEECESLKDRIDTKSSLKYTTPIINPIDHSQVGKVETNPLLLGTQSSLEVFAKKYNIQLKQSDYFATIPETKEEEEAENPEAIEQFHRFSEKSRDTSVYIKSVESFRPTKGSLTPQRTSNEAKDKIALPTTISGKIPVETRDSFILRQTYLAKVQPRFSVSPNDSIEIKKDSPRQTLTKKKSSKLSLARDSVEMLRESRTLLNQPTTCAACRKKEAKEKEIVGRKCDNCCKSKDSIEVLSGGVIPKIIKMDDKENVASKIKVSHIEMIPVEDKVTHEVPFKSKPHMVGDDSYEKLSALYKAQGKRKSKVNKKRKFEDKCKKLKLSPKARIAGDLKGIEHLQTVEEFTADRMKSFITILSNHPHLIKMFTACQR; encoded by the exons ACGAAAACCAAATAGAAGAAAATACAAACCCAGATCTTATAGCTAGTTGTATCTGTGGTAAAGTATGTTGCGAATGCAACGATGGACTTGCAGTTACAGAATCTACGAAGAAAACAATGAGTAAAG GTGATAATTATAAGATCGAATTAGACAAAAGTCTTTATGTCAAACAACGAGAATACTTTTTAAAAACCTGTGAAGTTCCCACATTTACCGACGCTAAGATGACTCTTGGTAATCTAGCTACTTTTGTTTACGACAATTGTGAACCAGGCCTGAAACCTTACATTCCTTCTGAACCGCAAATGCCTTACGGAGACCTGTGGGTATCTCCTAGTGATCTACTAATACCGCATGTTGGGTTAAAAGCTCCATTAACTCGTAAACATGTACAAGCTCTTACCCACGAAGGAATATTAG ATATAGGCTATAAAATCGAGTTACAGTTTATAAAAgaattagaagaaaagaaacaagAAGCACTTGAGAACCAAAAGGAGGAATTAACAATTGAATTCCAGGAAAGTATATATCATATTATCAAAGATGCCGAAGCCAAAGAAAGAGCAAATTGTCAAAGGGAATTAACGAGAATCACAGAAGAATTTGAGCAGAAGCTGAACGAGGAGATTACCGCCATGCAAGCTGA CTTGGAAACGGAATTTTCCACATTTAGTGAAACCCATGATGCCAGAATAATATCGACGTGGGAAAATAAATTACATGAGGCAGTTGAAGAAACGACAAAgaatattactaaaaaatttCTTGATGAACTTGCGAAACAAGAGCAGATTCTGAGCATGCACTTCAAAGCGCAAATGGC AAAACTGGAAATGCGAAGAATCTacgaaaaagaaaaaatgaaacaCGAGCACAAAAAGGAACTGCAGCATGCAAAGCACCGTTTAGAATGTAGTAACCTAGCACATATGATGTATATTCTTTGTATGGAAAGGAGAAAATGTTGCGAGGAAAAAATGGCACTAGAAGATTACTACAAGAAGAAAGTAGAGGGTTTAAGTAATAAGATTGTCgatcataaaacgaatataaaaaagctcacaaaaaag GTCCAGAAGCAAGTGAAGGAAGTACAACTTCGAGAGACTTGTGTCTTAGAAATTCTCAAACAATACCAGAAGTTTATCAGTTTCGCTCTAAGAGCGGCTCCAACCCAGGCAGAATTTTTATTGTGCATCGACAAGCTTATGGTTTTCGAATTGACAGATTCGCAATCGAAATTAAAACGAATATCCAGTGAAGATTTAAG ACTTCGCGGAGTTTTGCCGTGGCCACAAATGACACCAAGTTATGAAACAATTGAGGAAGATCCTCGAATCACAGAAGACCATCATCCATTCATGACGACTTCGATGCTAAAGGAAAAAGAAGATATGGTACTACCAGTATTTGGCTTTCAAAATAATCTCTACATACGGGAAGATTTCCAAAACGTGCCACATGAATTCAAATCAACGCCCAGAGAGGATTTATGGAGTGAAGACGTCGAATTTGTACTGAAAACTCTTCGACTAAGTATTAGTAGTGAGAAAGGAATTGATACAGACCCATCGGGCAGTGGAGTGCCAAGTGAGGTGTTAAAAAA aggTTCGAAAGGAGCCGATCGAAGTTCAACAATACAGTTTAAAGTCAAGGATACTTCAGATGAAAAATTAATACAGGTGCCTTCAGTAGATGATGTTTCAAGGGTAATATCCGTTGAAGAATGCGAATCTTTAAAGGACAGAATAGATACAAAAAGCTCTCTTAAATATACAACG CCAATTATAAACCCTATAGATCATTCCCAGGTAGGAAAGGTTGAAACAAATCCACTATTATTAGGGACACAAAGTTCCCTGGAGGTATTCGCTAAGAAATATAACATCCAACTTAAACAATCTGATTATTTTGCTACTATTCCTGAAACGA aagaagaagaagaggcagAAAATCCAGAAGCGATAGAACAGTTTCACCGTTTCAGCGAAAAAAGCAGAGATACTTCTGTATATATCAAAAGCGTTGAGTCATTCAGGCCTACGAAAGGAAGTTTAACGCCACAGAGAACTAGCAATGAAGCTAAAGATAAAATTG CTCTACCCACCACAATAAGCGGAAAAATTCCTGTAGAAACCAGAGATTCATTTATTTTACGTCAGACGTACTTGGCTAAAGTGCAACCAAGATTTTCGGTATCTCCAAATGACTCTATTGAGATTAAAAAAGACTCGCCTAGACAAACACTGAccaaaaagaaatcttccaaacTTTCACTGGCCAGAGACTCTGTGGAAATGCTGAGGGAAAGCAG aactcTTTTAAATCAACCCACTACCTGTGCTGCATGTCGTAAAAAAGAAGCCAAGGAAAAAGAAATTGTAGGTCGAAAATGTGATAACTGTTGCAAAAGTAAAGACAGTATAGAAGTTCTTAGCGGAGGCGTTATACCAAAGATTATTAAAATGGACGACAAAGAAAATGTTGCATCAAAGATCAA AGTGTCTCACATAGAAATGATTCCTGTAGAAGACAAAGTTACACACGAAGTTCCTTTTAAAAGTAAACCTCATATGGTCGGCGATGATAGTTACGAAAAATTAAGCGCTTTGTATAAGGCACAAGGCAAACGTAAAAGCAAAG ttaacaaGAAGAGAAAATTTGAAGATAAATGCAAAAAGTTGAAGTTATCACCGAAGGCAAGAATTGCTGGGGACCTTAAAGGTATAGAGCATTTACAAACGGTAGAGGAATTTACAGCAGACAGAATGAAGTCTTTTATAACAATCTTAAGTAATCATCCACATCTTATTAAAATGTTTACAGCTTGTCaacgttaa
- the LOC140435224 gene encoding uncharacterized protein isoform X2: protein MSKGDNYKIELDKSLYVKQREYFLKTCEVPTFTDAKMTLGNLATFVYDNCEPGLKPYIPSEPQMPYGDLWVSPSDLLIPHVGLKAPLTRKHVQALTHEGILDIGYKIELQFIKELEEKKQEALENQKEELTIEFQESIYHIIKDAEAKERANCQRELTRITEEFEQKLNEEITAMQADLETEFSTFSETHDARIISTWENKLHEAVEETTKNITKKFLDELAKQEQILSMHFKAQMAKLEMRRIYEKEKMKHEHKKELQHAKHRLECSNLAHMMYILCMERRKCCEEKMALEDYYKKKVEGLSNKIVDHKTNIKKLTKKVQKQVKEVQLRETCVLEILKQYQKFISFALRAAPTQAEFLLCIDKLMVFELTDSQSKLKRISSEDLRLRGVLPWPQMTPSYETIEEDPRITEDHHPFMTTSMLKEKEDMVLPVFGFQNNLYIREDFQNVPHEFKSTPREDLWSEDVEFVLKTLRLSISSEKGIDTDPSGSGVPSEVLKKGSKGADRSSTIQFKVKDTSDEKLIQVPSVDDVSRVISVEECESLKDRIDTKSSLKYTTPIINPIDHSQVGKVETNPLLLGTQSSLEVFAKKYNIQLKQSDYFATIPETKEEEEAENPEAIEQFHRFSEKSRDTSVYIKSVESFRPTKGSLTPQRTSNEAKDKIALPTTISGKIPVETRDSFILRQTYLAKVQPRFSVSPNDSIEIKKDSPRQTLTKKKSSKLSLARDSVEMLRESRTLLNQPTTCAACRKKEAKEKEIVGRKCDNCCKSKDSIEVLSGGVIPKIIKMDDKENVASKIKVSHIEMIPVEDKVTHEVPFKSKPHMVGDDSYEKLSALYKAQGKRKSKVNKKRKFEDKCKKLKLSPKARIAGDLKGIEHLQTVEEFTADRMKSFITILSNHPHLIKMFTACQR from the exons ATGAGTAAAG GTGATAATTATAAGATCGAATTAGACAAAAGTCTTTATGTCAAACAACGAGAATACTTTTTAAAAACCTGTGAAGTTCCCACATTTACCGACGCTAAGATGACTCTTGGTAATCTAGCTACTTTTGTTTACGACAATTGTGAACCAGGCCTGAAACCTTACATTCCTTCTGAACCGCAAATGCCTTACGGAGACCTGTGGGTATCTCCTAGTGATCTACTAATACCGCATGTTGGGTTAAAAGCTCCATTAACTCGTAAACATGTACAAGCTCTTACCCACGAAGGAATATTAG ATATAGGCTATAAAATCGAGTTACAGTTTATAAAAgaattagaagaaaagaaacaagAAGCACTTGAGAACCAAAAGGAGGAATTAACAATTGAATTCCAGGAAAGTATATATCATATTATCAAAGATGCCGAAGCCAAAGAAAGAGCAAATTGTCAAAGGGAATTAACGAGAATCACAGAAGAATTTGAGCAGAAGCTGAACGAGGAGATTACCGCCATGCAAGCTGA CTTGGAAACGGAATTTTCCACATTTAGTGAAACCCATGATGCCAGAATAATATCGACGTGGGAAAATAAATTACATGAGGCAGTTGAAGAAACGACAAAgaatattactaaaaaatttCTTGATGAACTTGCGAAACAAGAGCAGATTCTGAGCATGCACTTCAAAGCGCAAATGGC AAAACTGGAAATGCGAAGAATCTacgaaaaagaaaaaatgaaacaCGAGCACAAAAAGGAACTGCAGCATGCAAAGCACCGTTTAGAATGTAGTAACCTAGCACATATGATGTATATTCTTTGTATGGAAAGGAGAAAATGTTGCGAGGAAAAAATGGCACTAGAAGATTACTACAAGAAGAAAGTAGAGGGTTTAAGTAATAAGATTGTCgatcataaaacgaatataaaaaagctcacaaaaaag GTCCAGAAGCAAGTGAAGGAAGTACAACTTCGAGAGACTTGTGTCTTAGAAATTCTCAAACAATACCAGAAGTTTATCAGTTTCGCTCTAAGAGCGGCTCCAACCCAGGCAGAATTTTTATTGTGCATCGACAAGCTTATGGTTTTCGAATTGACAGATTCGCAATCGAAATTAAAACGAATATCCAGTGAAGATTTAAG ACTTCGCGGAGTTTTGCCGTGGCCACAAATGACACCAAGTTATGAAACAATTGAGGAAGATCCTCGAATCACAGAAGACCATCATCCATTCATGACGACTTCGATGCTAAAGGAAAAAGAAGATATGGTACTACCAGTATTTGGCTTTCAAAATAATCTCTACATACGGGAAGATTTCCAAAACGTGCCACATGAATTCAAATCAACGCCCAGAGAGGATTTATGGAGTGAAGACGTCGAATTTGTACTGAAAACTCTTCGACTAAGTATTAGTAGTGAGAAAGGAATTGATACAGACCCATCGGGCAGTGGAGTGCCAAGTGAGGTGTTAAAAAA aggTTCGAAAGGAGCCGATCGAAGTTCAACAATACAGTTTAAAGTCAAGGATACTTCAGATGAAAAATTAATACAGGTGCCTTCAGTAGATGATGTTTCAAGGGTAATATCCGTTGAAGAATGCGAATCTTTAAAGGACAGAATAGATACAAAAAGCTCTCTTAAATATACAACG CCAATTATAAACCCTATAGATCATTCCCAGGTAGGAAAGGTTGAAACAAATCCACTATTATTAGGGACACAAAGTTCCCTGGAGGTATTCGCTAAGAAATATAACATCCAACTTAAACAATCTGATTATTTTGCTACTATTCCTGAAACGA aagaagaagaagaggcagAAAATCCAGAAGCGATAGAACAGTTTCACCGTTTCAGCGAAAAAAGCAGAGATACTTCTGTATATATCAAAAGCGTTGAGTCATTCAGGCCTACGAAAGGAAGTTTAACGCCACAGAGAACTAGCAATGAAGCTAAAGATAAAATTG CTCTACCCACCACAATAAGCGGAAAAATTCCTGTAGAAACCAGAGATTCATTTATTTTACGTCAGACGTACTTGGCTAAAGTGCAACCAAGATTTTCGGTATCTCCAAATGACTCTATTGAGATTAAAAAAGACTCGCCTAGACAAACACTGAccaaaaagaaatcttccaaacTTTCACTGGCCAGAGACTCTGTGGAAATGCTGAGGGAAAGCAG aactcTTTTAAATCAACCCACTACCTGTGCTGCATGTCGTAAAAAAGAAGCCAAGGAAAAAGAAATTGTAGGTCGAAAATGTGATAACTGTTGCAAAAGTAAAGACAGTATAGAAGTTCTTAGCGGAGGCGTTATACCAAAGATTATTAAAATGGACGACAAAGAAAATGTTGCATCAAAGATCAA AGTGTCTCACATAGAAATGATTCCTGTAGAAGACAAAGTTACACACGAAGTTCCTTTTAAAAGTAAACCTCATATGGTCGGCGATGATAGTTACGAAAAATTAAGCGCTTTGTATAAGGCACAAGGCAAACGTAAAAGCAAAG ttaacaaGAAGAGAAAATTTGAAGATAAATGCAAAAAGTTGAAGTTATCACCGAAGGCAAGAATTGCTGGGGACCTTAAAGGTATAGAGCATTTACAAACGGTAGAGGAATTTACAGCAGACAGAATGAAGTCTTTTATAACAATCTTAAGTAATCATCCACATCTTATTAAAATGTTTACAGCTTGTCaacgttaa
- the LOC140433572 gene encoding uncharacterized protein isoform X1 encodes MLLRFLRIPKIYTGKVQIPIRELSNLSIGKTTTVTKFIPLLETSTNHIQNAWIYRQNDNLNLPRCPNLKIDFPNTIKTIIPAIEPTKQDVIEAPALDDSIKKEAVKMIVIRRKKMKKHKLKKLRKRMKFEWAKKRQRRELKKEKAFQAELIQQCKEAETFSAEQYVKDKISEFKKASETLSEAQLSTKTETKNNSQ; translated from the exons ATGTTACTCAGATTTCTAAGGATACCTAAAATATACACAGGTAAAG TTCAAATACCCATTAGAGAACTGTCTAATTTAAGCATAGGAAAAACAACTACTGTTACAAAATTTATCCCTTTATTAGAAACATCAACAAATCATATACAAAATGCTTGGATATATCGTCAAAACGATAATTTAAATCTTCCGCGATGTCCAAATTTAAAGATAGATTTCCCAAATACTATCAAAACAATCATACCTGCAATAGAACCAACTAAACAGGACGTAATTGAGGCACCAGCATTAGATGATAGTATCAAGAAAGAAGCGGTAAAAATGATCGTAATCAGAAGGAAAAAGATGAAGAAACATAAACTGAAAAAGTTGAGAAAGCGAATGAAGTTTGAATGGGCAAAA AAAAGGCAACGAAGAGAATTAAAGAAAGAAAAGGCTTTCCAGGCAGAACTGATCCAGCAGTGTAAAGAAGCAGAGACATTTTCAGCAGAGCAGTATGTTAAAGATAAAATTAGTGAATTCAAAAAAGCCAGTGAAACACTATCCGAGGCCCAACTTTCAACAAAAACAGAAACGAAAAATAATAGTCAGTAG